In the genome of Streptomyces sp. NBC_00190, one region contains:
- a CDS encoding tryptophan 2,3-dioxygenase family protein: MLDKHEGRFRNRAYLALPVLELLMDERHCGPSADRMSTMLMSDVVRFEIKAAGGSREGPSRGRPDPATLDTRLRHALRFVTQGPGRPDAGDLPSRAAHTPLSRLEALVNHLPRPPATDAWRWFDVTVQPVYVLHDEYFFIRVLQTREMLFTATVADMKAAIGALRAGRLDDAAERIEHAVSMFERAAALFRVAATMRAEQFSAFRQYTQGADAIQSAQYERFASLCGVPPVRRPRSAAFTSAPALRAEAEDPGHDTVTQAYLDLRGEGGFDRTQWNLLDAALSRLEARHQRWKSAHRGLAARVLGDA; encoded by the coding sequence ATGCTCGACAAACACGAGGGGCGTTTCCGGAATCGCGCCTACCTCGCGCTGCCGGTCCTGGAGCTCCTCATGGACGAACGGCATTGCGGACCGAGCGCGGACCGGATGTCCACCATGCTCATGTCCGACGTCGTTCGTTTCGAGATCAAGGCGGCGGGCGGCTCTCGCGAAGGACCCAGCCGGGGCCGACCGGATCCGGCGACGCTGGACACCAGGTTGCGGCACGCCCTGCGGTTCGTGACGCAGGGACCCGGCCGGCCGGACGCCGGCGACCTGCCGTCACGGGCGGCGCACACACCGCTGTCCCGGCTGGAGGCCCTCGTCAACCACCTTCCCCGGCCCCCGGCGACGGACGCCTGGCGGTGGTTCGACGTCACCGTGCAGCCCGTCTACGTACTGCACGACGAGTACTTCTTCATCCGCGTCCTGCAGACCCGCGAAATGCTCTTCACCGCGACGGTGGCAGACATGAAGGCGGCCATCGGGGCGCTGCGCGCGGGACGCCTCGACGACGCCGCGGAGCGAATAGAGCATGCGGTTTCGATGTTCGAGCGCGCTGCTGCGCTGTTCCGCGTTGCCGCCACGATGCGGGCGGAGCAGTTCTCCGCCTTCCGGCAGTACACCCAGGGTGCCGACGCCATTCAGTCCGCGCAGTACGAGCGGTTCGCGAGCCTGTGCGGTGTTCCTCCCGTCCGGCGCCCGCGTTCGGCCGCCTTCACGAGTGCGCCCGCCCTACGGGCCGAGGCGGAGGATCCCGGCCACGACACCGTCACACAGGCATATCTCGACCTCCGGGGCGAAGGGGGCTTCGACCGGACGCAGTGGAACCTTCTCGACGCGGCGCTCAGCCGGCTGGAAGCCAGGCACCAGCGGTGGAAGTCGGCCCACCGCGGCCTTGCCGCGCGCGTGCTCGGCGATGCGTGA
- a CDS encoding 4'-phosphopantetheinyl transferase family protein, with the protein MPTTFRSIAPGRIHRWGGAGLVVARRADLHGAPPLTRAEQRVVRALPAWRQAEWLAGRLLAKRLVGEVVGAPGNEVEVLPRADGSPYVVVGGSPMPALHVSVSHTARHVAAALAPEPAGVDLCETGSAAAVRRVADRVLSPEELSLIGTDRPEAMAGAWALKEAAVKADRTGIFSAAPRRIVILGLRPPALSGRRRAMVWRAGDTVLALVLAHPATPPGVPAASSSGPAGCAPRDRTALVLLAPPDHACQWSPWPYRFPWDSGQGTSEGEMSGDGATSHLSW; encoded by the coding sequence ATGCCCACCACATTCCGGTCGATCGCGCCGGGTCGGATCCACCGATGGGGCGGAGCCGGCCTCGTGGTGGCCCGGCGCGCGGACCTCCACGGGGCACCGCCTCTCACGCGGGCCGAACAGCGCGTGGTCCGCGCGCTGCCGGCCTGGCGGCAGGCCGAGTGGCTGGCCGGCCGCCTGCTCGCCAAGCGCCTGGTCGGCGAGGTCGTCGGAGCGCCGGGGAACGAAGTCGAGGTCCTTCCGCGTGCCGACGGCAGCCCGTACGTCGTCGTCGGCGGCAGCCCGATGCCCGCCCTGCACGTCTCCGTCAGCCACACCGCCCGCCATGTCGCCGCGGCCCTCGCACCGGAACCGGCCGGTGTGGACCTGTGCGAGACCGGCTCGGCCGCCGCGGTACGCCGCGTCGCGGACCGCGTCCTGTCCCCCGAGGAGCTCTCCCTCATCGGCACGGACCGGCCCGAGGCCATGGCCGGTGCCTGGGCCCTGAAGGAAGCCGCGGTCAAGGCCGACCGGACCGGCATCTTCAGCGCCGCTCCGCGCCGCATCGTGATCCTCGGCCTTCGGCCGCCCGCACTCAGCGGCCGGCGCCGCGCGATGGTGTGGCGGGCGGGGGACACGGTCCTCGCCCTCGTCCTGGCGCATCCGGCCACGCCACCGGGCGTCCCGGCAGCCTCCTCCTCGGGTCCGGCCGGCTGTGCGCCCCGTGACCGGACTGCGTTGGTGCTCCTTGCCCCGCCGGATCATGCTTGTCAGTGGAGCCCCTGGCCGTACAGGTTCCCGTGGGACAGCGGGCAAGGAACTAGCGAGGGCGAGATGAGCGGCGATGGAGCGACTTCCCACCTCTCCTGGTGA
- a CDS encoding MMPL family transporter — translation MVVVAQARSGSVDGPAARDAGEDLTRRLAAQPHVSAVTSYWTSDAAELRSRDGHAAMLVAHVDGEGEQLGTRIKQLSEELTTPTAATTELTVRVGGTALVDAELQDISESDLKRAEAVVLPGTLILLVLVFGSVVAAALPLLIGVLAVAGTLLVLSVLGAVTDVSVFALNLTTALGLGLGIDYGLLIVSRFREELAKGCRPRNAAIRTVRSAGHTIAFSAATVCAALATLLVFPPYFLRSFAYAGIAVVAIAAVSAVTVLPALLTLLGKRVNAWPVPWRRRAHAGSRSRLWEGLARFVVRRPLIAALPVIGLLLVLAAPFAHAGFATPDDRALPVSASSRQTGDLLRDAFEMKGSSALTVVTTGTTASPSAQEDYARRLSALPQVAQVVGPGSSFRNGEEAVLSGGGSMAGPAGTGQVPLSVVPLADPRSRAAQQLVHDIRATPAPAGTDVLVGGQSAVLVDAKDTVGDRIPLALTLITVTTFVLLFGFTRSLLLPLKAIALNALGLAAVLGAMVWIFQMGHLHHLLDFTPGPLSTTMPVLLFCIVFGLSVDYEVFVLARIKDAHDAGQDNARSIVSGLAHTGGIVTTAGALLAFTLLSFGTSQVSLLQFFGIGAGLGVLLDATLVRGVLVPALMRLAGGLNWWAPPLPRLKVPRPATRPPPAVPPDPVRRDPRQHPSVPTSFHPPTPPAADHQGACPVPAPRLLPARAIATKEDSS, via the coding sequence CTGGTCGTCGTCGCACAGGCCCGCAGCGGTTCCGTCGACGGCCCGGCAGCCCGGGATGCGGGCGAGGACCTGACCAGACGCCTCGCCGCCCAGCCGCATGTGAGCGCCGTGACCTCGTACTGGACCTCCGACGCCGCGGAGCTGCGCAGCCGGGACGGCCATGCGGCCATGCTGGTCGCACACGTGGACGGTGAGGGCGAGCAGCTCGGAACGCGCATCAAGCAGCTGAGCGAGGAGCTGACCACCCCGACGGCTGCCACGACGGAGCTGACCGTGCGTGTGGGAGGGACGGCGCTCGTCGACGCCGAGCTCCAGGACATCTCGGAGTCCGACCTGAAGCGGGCCGAGGCCGTCGTCCTGCCGGGAACCCTGATCCTGCTGGTCCTGGTGTTCGGCAGTGTGGTGGCCGCCGCGCTGCCCCTGCTGATCGGGGTTCTGGCCGTCGCCGGAACGCTGCTGGTCCTGAGCGTTCTCGGCGCCGTCACCGATGTGTCCGTGTTCGCGCTGAACCTCACGACGGCGCTCGGCCTGGGGCTGGGCATCGACTACGGGCTGCTGATCGTCTCGCGGTTCCGTGAGGAGCTCGCCAAGGGATGCAGGCCGCGCAACGCCGCCATCCGGACCGTCCGCAGCGCGGGCCACACGATCGCCTTCAGTGCCGCGACGGTCTGCGCCGCGCTCGCGACGCTGCTCGTCTTCCCGCCGTACTTCCTGCGCTCCTTCGCCTACGCGGGCATCGCCGTCGTGGCGATCGCGGCGGTGAGCGCCGTGACCGTACTGCCGGCCCTGCTCACGCTGCTCGGAAAGCGGGTCAACGCCTGGCCCGTGCCGTGGCGCCGCCGGGCCCACGCCGGCTCGCGGTCGCGCCTGTGGGAAGGGCTGGCGCGGTTCGTCGTACGCCGCCCGCTGATCGCGGCGCTGCCCGTGATCGGCCTGCTGCTGGTGCTCGCCGCGCCCTTCGCGCACGCCGGCTTCGCCACCCCCGACGACCGGGCGCTGCCGGTGAGCGCGTCCAGCCGTCAGACCGGCGACCTGCTGCGCGACGCGTTCGAGATGAAGGGTTCCAGCGCGCTCACGGTCGTCACCACGGGTACGACGGCGTCCCCGTCGGCGCAGGAGGACTACGCCCGCCGGCTGTCCGCGCTCCCCCAGGTCGCCCAGGTCGTGGGGCCCGGCAGCAGCTTCCGGAACGGAGAGGAGGCAGTGCTCTCCGGCGGCGGATCCATGGCCGGGCCCGCCGGCACCGGCCAGGTCCCGCTCTCCGTGGTGCCGCTGGCCGACCCCCGCTCGCGCGCGGCCCAGCAGCTCGTGCACGACATCCGGGCGACTCCCGCCCCGGCGGGCACCGACGTCCTCGTCGGCGGACAGAGCGCGGTACTGGTGGACGCCAAGGACACGGTGGGAGACCGGATCCCGCTGGCGCTCACCCTGATCACCGTCACCACGTTCGTTCTGCTGTTCGGCTTCACGCGCAGCCTGCTCCTGCCGCTGAAGGCGATCGCGCTGAACGCCCTGGGCCTCGCGGCCGTCCTCGGTGCCATGGTGTGGATCTTCCAGATGGGCCATCTGCACCACCTGCTCGATTTCACGCCCGGACCGCTCAGTACGACGATGCCGGTGCTGCTGTTCTGCATCGTCTTCGGGCTCTCGGTGGACTACGAGGTGTTCGTCCTCGCGCGGATCAAGGATGCGCACGACGCCGGGCAGGACAACGCCCGCTCGATCGTCTCGGGCCTCGCCCACACGGGCGGCATCGTCACGACCGCCGGTGCCCTGCTCGCGTTCACCCTCCTGAGCTTCGGCACCTCCCAGGTCTCCCTGCTGCAGTTCTTCGGGATCGGCGCGGGCCTCGGAGTCCTCCTCGACGCCACGCTCGTACGGGGCGTCCTCGTACCGGCGCTCATGCGCCTGGCGGGTGGCCTGAACTGGTGGGCGCCGCCGCTGCCGAGGCTCAAGGTGCCGCGCCCGGCGACCCGTCCTCCCCCGGCCGTCCCTCCGGACCCCGTCCGGAGAGACCCCCGGCAGCACCCCTCCGTCCCCACCTCTTTCCATCCCCCGACCCCGCCCGCCGCCGACCACCAGGGCGCCTGCCCCGTCCCCGCGCCCCGGCTGCTTCCCGCCCGGGCCATCGCGACCAAGGAAGACTCCTCATGA
- a CDS encoding SpoIIE family protein phosphatase: protein MERLPTSPGERPAQSSASHGSAYTATATISEQGVVTEWSEEARRLLGYVPSEVVGLSAAQLLADDVGDTARRIPPEQQRWSGTVALRHRDGRRLELGLLAHRWTSTGGSAKWFVVSAVTGGESRTSWEDPLNEWAFTQSPCFLAVFDEDLRLVRANAGVERTLSLTEAGMRGLRLPEIAPDPTSDETERKMRLVLETGEPQSVDAFVRPTGAGAERSWTTSLAPLRDPDGRVRAVCLAAHDRTGIEVDRQQMLLPDAVGAVGAIGTTIDSARTAQELADAAVPRLADFAVVDLLEPPPRGDAPSSGPVAGPVTVRRTAVRPVLVGGAESPVPVGGTVVYPPLSPPAECLAAGRGAVYGTADAAVARWLSEDPGAAWIGENGTHSIVVVPLRAGGATLGLAVFGRHERPEPFQPEDLRLAEEIATRAAGGMHTAYRYNREHTNTMTLQRSLLPQTLPDHAALEIASRYLPAGGQAGVGGDWFDVIPLSGARVALVVGDVVGHGIRAAATMGRLRTAVRTLADVDLPPDELLTHLDDLVIHLSADEADQEAAGEAAALGIGTTCLYVVYDPVTRRCTVARAGHPPPAVVSPEGSVYLLDVPAGPPLGLGGLPFETVDVELPEGSVLALYTDGLLQLRDHDIDDALDSMFVALSQPASTLETVCDRVLTALLSHPPDDDVALLVARTRALHSDRVVVLDLSSDPSVVAQARRHASDQLTAWGLEEASFVTELLVSELVTNAIRYGQPPIQLRLIHEKSTLICEVSDASNSAPHMRRARIFDEGGRGLLLVAQLAQRWGTRHAPIGKTIWAEQSLVGY, encoded by the coding sequence ATGGAGCGACTTCCCACCTCTCCTGGTGAGCGGCCGGCGCAGTCGAGCGCCTCCCACGGGTCGGCGTACACGGCCACGGCCACCATCAGCGAGCAGGGTGTCGTGACCGAGTGGAGCGAGGAAGCCCGTCGACTGCTCGGCTACGTACCCTCCGAGGTCGTGGGGCTGTCCGCCGCCCAGCTGCTCGCCGATGACGTCGGCGATACGGCGCGGCGGATCCCGCCCGAGCAGCAACGGTGGAGCGGGACCGTGGCGCTGCGGCACCGGGACGGACGTCGGCTGGAACTGGGACTGCTCGCGCACCGCTGGACGTCCACCGGCGGGAGCGCCAAGTGGTTCGTGGTGTCCGCCGTGACCGGTGGGGAGTCCCGCACGTCCTGGGAGGATCCGCTGAACGAGTGGGCGTTCACCCAGTCCCCCTGCTTCCTGGCGGTCTTCGACGAGGACCTGCGGCTGGTGCGGGCGAATGCTGGCGTGGAGCGCACGCTGTCCCTCACCGAGGCCGGGATGCGCGGGCTGCGCCTGCCGGAGATCGCGCCGGATCCCACCAGCGACGAGACCGAACGGAAGATGCGCCTGGTGCTGGAGACCGGTGAGCCCCAGTCCGTGGACGCCTTCGTCCGCCCCACGGGTGCGGGCGCGGAGCGCAGCTGGACGACGTCGCTGGCCCCTTTGCGGGACCCGGACGGCCGGGTACGCGCCGTGTGCCTGGCCGCGCACGACAGGACCGGGATCGAGGTCGACCGGCAGCAGATGCTCCTGCCGGACGCCGTCGGCGCCGTCGGCGCCATCGGCACCACCATCGACAGCGCCCGCACCGCGCAGGAGCTGGCGGACGCCGCCGTCCCCCGGCTCGCCGACTTCGCGGTCGTGGACCTGCTGGAACCTCCCCCGCGCGGCGACGCGCCGTCATCCGGTCCGGTGGCCGGTCCGGTAACCGTGCGCCGTACCGCTGTGCGGCCGGTCCTCGTGGGAGGCGCGGAATCCCCGGTCCCGGTCGGAGGGACGGTTGTCTATCCGCCGCTGTCGCCTCCCGCCGAGTGTCTGGCCGCAGGCCGTGGCGCCGTGTACGGGACGGCCGACGCGGCCGTCGCCCGGTGGCTGAGCGAGGACCCCGGGGCTGCCTGGATCGGCGAGAACGGCACCCACTCGATCGTCGTGGTGCCGCTGCGTGCCGGGGGTGCCACTCTCGGCCTGGCCGTCTTCGGCCGTCACGAGCGCCCGGAGCCCTTCCAGCCGGAGGACCTGCGGCTGGCCGAGGAGATCGCCACCAGAGCCGCCGGCGGCATGCACACCGCGTACCGGTACAACCGGGAGCACACCAACACCATGACGCTGCAGCGCAGCCTGCTCCCGCAGACGCTGCCCGATCATGCGGCACTCGAGATCGCCTCCCGCTACCTGCCCGCCGGTGGCCAGGCCGGCGTGGGCGGCGACTGGTTCGACGTGATCCCGCTGTCCGGCGCGCGGGTGGCCCTGGTCGTGGGCGATGTCGTCGGCCACGGCATCCGTGCCGCCGCCACCATGGGCCGGCTGCGCACCGCGGTCCGTACCCTGGCCGACGTCGACCTGCCGCCCGACGAGCTGCTCACCCACCTCGACGACCTCGTCATCCACCTCTCCGCCGACGAGGCGGACCAGGAAGCAGCCGGGGAAGCCGCCGCCTTGGGCATCGGCACCACCTGCCTGTACGTGGTCTACGACCCGGTCACCCGCCGCTGCACCGTCGCCCGGGCCGGCCACCCCCCGCCCGCCGTGGTCTCCCCGGAAGGTTCCGTCTACCTCCTCGACGTCCCGGCAGGCCCGCCGCTGGGCCTGGGGGGCCTGCCCTTCGAGACCGTCGACGTCGAGCTTCCCGAGGGCAGCGTCCTCGCCCTGTACACCGATGGCCTGCTCCAACTCCGCGACCACGACATCGACGACGCCCTGGACAGCATGTTCGTAGCCCTCAGCCAGCCCGCCTCCACGCTGGAGACGGTCTGCGACCGTGTGCTGACAGCTCTGCTGAGCCACCCTCCCGACGACGACGTCGCCCTCCTCGTCGCCCGGACGCGGGCCCTCCATTCCGACCGGGTCGTCGTCCTGGACCTGTCCTCCGACCCCTCCGTCGTCGCCCAAGCCCGTCGGCACGCGAGCGACCAGCTGACGGCGTGGGGGCTCGAAGAGGCCTCGTTCGTCACCGAGCTCCTGGTCAGCGAACTGGTCACCAATGCCATCCGGTACGGCCAGCCGCCCATCCAGCTGCGGCTGATCCACGAGAAATCCACCCTGATCTGCGAAGTCTCCGACGCGAGCAATTCCGCCCCGCACATGCGGCGTGCGCGGATCTTCGACGAGGGAGGGCGGGGGCTGCTGCTGGTCGCCCAGCTCGCCCAGCGCTGGGGCACCCGGCACGCCCCCATCGGCAAGACCATCTGGGCCGAGCAGTCCCTCGTCGGGTACTGA
- a CDS encoding aminotransferase class I/II-fold pyridoxal phosphate-dependent enzyme, which produces MGDVLDTVDVAPRPPLAALAHTLGARVPLTTRLAIVATGTDEFIQRLRRARRQLADGARGDLGDGAFAADAPLPAAQRRIAFLFPGQGSQRPGMMRDLYERSTGFRATVDALGAVARREAGFDLTDLLYGEAATTRGDAEELRERLAATDVCQPLLGTVQLAATRLLADCGVTADLALGHSLGEFAAAAAAGALTAEDTVRLLVHRGAALRQAETGLRGGMLAVQSDKETCRRLSNGIDDVWLACFNQPRQVVVSGTPRGLAAMRQACAEAGIVTVALEVSNAFHSPRLASADEAMRADLADLPVRSPVLPFVSSVNAAVCTDPERLRRLWARHASTPVHFDGAVRTAYDEGARVFLQVTGGNSLLTSVRRNLAGHDDVHVVAAAGVAPDDGHGFVRALARLAVLGAPVDPRALVPEEDRRLIDLPVARLDAQSYWVRAGRPAKQDAPAADLPPQPQPVPHQETPMDHPTNERTADPVNDAMSELLQLVQQQVSLLTHLGRALTAQPAADVGPPAPPAPAPAAEALSPTGGIDEVTDQVTDGVTDEVTDTVLARVARISAFPVSHLRDDQLLIDDLGFDSLMLTDLFTSLTRQWPRWTFDERAADRPTVGSIAAMIASDCAGTAPAAFPGQRAVHGGEAPPAPPADPPTDRSAPDASATATAPLPEEHTRIDRFPEVTAHDERIAAFARTGLPNPYFLVHEGGMTDKTVIDGRELLSFSSYNYLGMATHPRVSEAAKEAIERCGTSVSASRLLSGSRPLHLELETELAALLGCEDAITLTNGHATNVSVIGHLVGVGDLVIHDSLAHDSILQGCKLSGATRRPFPHNDAAALDAVLGQVRHQYRRVLVVIEGVYSMDGGIADLPALVEVKRRHGALLMIDEAHSIGTIGATGRGIGEHFGVDRAAVDLWSGTLSKALASCGGYVAGTRSVVQYLRYTVPGFVYSAGMTPADTAASLAALRLLRAEPQRVARLSENAALFVRLARDADIDIGDSHDTPIVPCIVGDSLRTLRLAEALFQQGISVNPILYPAVPEELARLRFFVTCDHTPDQIRQAVTALEHELRQPATAAVA; this is translated from the coding sequence ATGGGCGACGTACTCGACACCGTGGACGTCGCACCCCGCCCGCCGCTCGCGGCACTGGCCCATACGCTGGGCGCGCGCGTGCCGCTGACGACCCGGCTCGCGATCGTGGCCACCGGCACCGACGAGTTCATCCAGCGGCTGCGCCGCGCCCGCCGACAGCTCGCCGACGGTGCCAGGGGCGATCTCGGTGACGGCGCCTTCGCCGCCGACGCCCCCCTGCCGGCCGCGCAGCGCCGCATCGCCTTCCTCTTCCCCGGTCAGGGCAGTCAGCGGCCGGGCATGATGCGGGACCTGTACGAGAGGTCCACCGGCTTCCGGGCAACCGTCGACGCCCTGGGCGCCGTGGCCCGGCGGGAGGCCGGCTTCGACCTCACCGATCTGCTGTACGGCGAGGCCGCGACCACCCGCGGCGACGCCGAGGAGCTGAGGGAGCGGCTCGCCGCCACCGATGTGTGCCAGCCCCTGCTCGGTACCGTCCAGCTGGCCGCCACCCGTCTCCTCGCCGACTGCGGAGTCACCGCCGACCTCGCCCTCGGCCACAGTCTCGGAGAGTTCGCCGCGGCCGCGGCGGCCGGAGCGCTCACCGCCGAGGACACCGTCCGGCTGCTCGTCCACCGGGGCGCGGCCCTCCGGCAGGCCGAGACGGGCCTGCGGGGCGGGATGCTCGCCGTACAGAGCGACAAGGAGACCTGCCGCAGGCTCAGCAACGGCATCGACGACGTGTGGCTCGCCTGCTTCAACCAGCCGCGCCAGGTCGTGGTGAGCGGCACGCCGCGAGGACTCGCCGCCATGCGGCAGGCCTGCGCCGAGGCCGGGATCGTCACGGTGGCGCTGGAGGTGTCGAACGCCTTCCACTCGCCGCGCCTGGCCTCCGCCGACGAAGCCATGCGCGCGGACCTCGCCGACCTCCCCGTCCGCAGCCCCGTCCTGCCGTTCGTCTCGTCCGTGAACGCGGCGGTCTGCACCGACCCCGAACGGCTTCGCCGGCTGTGGGCCCGTCACGCGTCCACGCCGGTCCACTTCGACGGTGCCGTCCGTACCGCCTACGACGAGGGGGCCCGCGTCTTCCTCCAGGTGACCGGCGGCAACTCGCTCCTCACCTCGGTCCGCCGCAACCTCGCCGGTCACGACGACGTCCACGTCGTCGCCGCCGCGGGGGTGGCGCCGGACGACGGACACGGTTTCGTCCGCGCGCTCGCACGGCTCGCGGTCCTGGGCGCCCCGGTCGACCCGCGCGCTCTGGTTCCCGAGGAAGACCGACGTCTGATCGACCTGCCGGTGGCGAGGCTCGACGCCCAGTCCTACTGGGTGCGGGCCGGGCGCCCCGCGAAGCAGGACGCCCCCGCCGCCGACCTCCCGCCCCAGCCCCAGCCCGTACCGCATCAGGAGACCCCGATGGACCACCCGACGAACGAACGGACGGCCGACCCGGTGAACGACGCCATGAGCGAACTGCTCCAGCTGGTTCAGCAGCAGGTCAGCCTGCTCACCCACCTCGGCAGGGCGCTCACCGCACAGCCTGCCGCCGACGTCGGCCCGCCCGCTCCTCCGGCCCCGGCCCCGGCCGCCGAGGCGCTTTCGCCGACCGGGGGCATCGACGAGGTCACGGACCAGGTCACGGACGGGGTCACGGACGAGGTCACCGACACGGTGCTCGCGCGGGTAGCCCGGATCAGCGCGTTTCCCGTGAGTCACCTGCGCGACGACCAGCTGCTGATCGACGATCTCGGTTTCGACTCGCTGATGCTGACCGACCTGTTCACCTCCCTCACGCGGCAGTGGCCGCGGTGGACGTTCGACGAAAGGGCCGCTGACCGGCCGACCGTCGGGAGCATCGCCGCGATGATCGCGAGCGACTGCGCGGGCACGGCACCGGCGGCGTTCCCCGGCCAGCGCGCCGTGCACGGCGGCGAAGCCCCGCCGGCGCCGCCCGCCGACCCGCCCACGGACCGGTCCGCGCCCGACGCCTCCGCCACCGCCACCGCCCCGCTCCCCGAGGAGCACACGCGGATCGACCGCTTCCCGGAGGTCACCGCCCACGACGAGCGCATCGCCGCGTTCGCCCGGACGGGGCTGCCCAATCCGTACTTCCTCGTCCACGAGGGCGGCATGACGGACAAGACGGTCATCGACGGCCGGGAGCTGCTCTCCTTCTCCAGCTACAACTACCTGGGCATGGCCACGCACCCCCGGGTGAGCGAGGCCGCCAAGGAGGCGATCGAACGCTGCGGCACCTCGGTGTCCGCCAGCCGGCTGCTGTCCGGCAGCCGTCCGCTCCACCTGGAACTGGAGACGGAACTCGCCGCCCTGCTCGGATGCGAAGACGCGATCACTCTGACCAACGGGCACGCCACCAACGTCAGCGTGATCGGGCACCTCGTCGGAGTGGGGGACCTCGTCATCCACGACTCCCTCGCCCACGACAGCATCCTGCAAGGCTGCAAGCTCTCCGGCGCGACCCGGCGGCCGTTCCCCCACAACGACGCGGCCGCCCTCGACGCCGTCCTCGGGCAGGTCCGCCACCAGTACCGGCGCGTGCTCGTCGTCATCGAAGGCGTGTACAGCATGGACGGCGGGATCGCCGATCTGCCCGCCCTCGTAGAGGTCAAGCGCCGGCACGGCGCGCTGCTGATGATCGACGAGGCGCACAGCATCGGAACCATCGGCGCGACGGGGCGCGGAATCGGCGAGCACTTCGGCGTCGACCGGGCAGCCGTCGACCTGTGGTCGGGCACCCTGTCCAAGGCGCTGGCGAGCTGCGGTGGCTACGTCGCCGGGACGCGCTCGGTCGTCCAGTACCTGCGCTACACCGTTCCGGGCTTCGTCTACAGCGCCGGCATGACCCCGGCCGACACGGCCGCATCGCTGGCCGCCCTGCGGCTGCTGCGGGCCGAGCCGCAGCGCGTGGCCCGTCTTTCGGAGAACGCCGCACTGTTCGTCCGCCTCGCGCGGGACGCGGACATCGACATCGGCGACAGTCACGACACGCCGATCGTCCCGTGCATCGTCGGGGACTCGCTGCGGACCCTCCGGCTGGCGGAGGCCCTGTTCCAGCAGGGCATCAGCGTCAACCCCATCCTCTACCCGGCCGTACCGGAGGAGCTGGCCCGGCTGCGCTTCTTCGTCACCTGCGACCACACGCCCGACCAGATCCGTCAGGCGGTGACCGCGCTGGAGCACGAACTGCGGCAGCCGGCCACGGCCGCCGTCGCCTGA
- a CDS encoding DUF4232 domain-containing protein, translating into MKGTTQGRVAGAPTHWLVAGAVTCGLLLAAGPGAAAQETAGQRAPAAPCSSKQLIADSAQRIGVSQVRITVINDGPKACVLKGFPTVALAGQGSPDRNKPLNVVRRGQARAVPLAVGGRASTQLSFTPVLGEGEGYCASGAEPTVAPSIVLGVGGGGLQVAPDDGGEFALCGNTVRATAFRGGGS; encoded by the coding sequence ATGAAGGGCACAACGCAAGGCCGCGTGGCCGGCGCCCCGACCCATTGGCTCGTGGCGGGCGCCGTGACGTGCGGCCTGTTGCTGGCAGCCGGTCCGGGAGCCGCGGCGCAGGAGACGGCCGGGCAACGGGCGCCCGCCGCCCCCTGTTCGAGCAAGCAGCTCATCGCGGACAGCGCGCAACGGATCGGCGTCAGCCAGGTGCGGATCACCGTCATCAACGACGGTCCGAAGGCGTGCGTCCTGAAGGGGTTTCCCACCGTGGCCCTCGCCGGTCAGGGATCGCCGGACCGCAACAAGCCCCTGAACGTGGTCCGTCGGGGCCAGGCGCGCGCCGTGCCGCTGGCCGTTGGCGGCCGTGCCTCGACGCAGCTCTCCTTCACCCCGGTGCTCGGTGAGGGAGAGGGGTACTGCGCGTCCGGCGCCGAGCCGACCGTCGCACCCTCGATCGTGCTGGGCGTGGGAGGGGGCGGGCTCCAGGTGGCGCCCGATGACGGTGGGGAGTTCGCGCTCTGCGGCAACACCGTGCGCGCCACGGCGTTCCGCGGCGGCGGCTCCTGA